In the Channa argus isolate prfri chromosome 6, Channa argus male v1.0, whole genome shotgun sequence genome, AATAGTCCcttaatatgcatttttatcaGGATCCCATGGACAGATCCTTCGGGAGAGTCCATTATTCTTCCATCACCTGATTTTAAGCGGATTAACTCAGCAGCCCGTATTCTCACCAAGGAGGAGAGGGAGTCCTTGAGGGAGGCTTATcagaagaggaaagaagaggaaattgtaggaaacacaaaaaatttatctaatatttgcaaattaacaacataaaaataaggtCATAACTCTTTTGTAATATTTGGATCTTTTAGaaagctgcagaagaaaaaaagtgtcagaTGTTTGTGGCTGACCTTGCTCGTAAAGAGAACCATGCCCTGACAGAGCTGGAGCTAGAGGCCCGAGATCGAACACAGCGCTTGCTGGAGCGGGCCAATGCCTTGAGGATGGAACAAGAGGAAGAGATCAAAGGTCTCAACAAGGTAGATggtgaaatttttaaaagtgagcCATTCAGTGTCTGACAGaaatgctgatttattttgtaCAAGTAGTCTGACATGAACATCAatacgtgtgtctgtgtgtgtctgtgtgtgtgtgtgtgagtgatccCTTCAGCTGATTCTGAGTGCCCAGTGTCAAGCCACGCGTGATGCTCAAATCCAGGAGAAGAAACAGATCCAGGCAGAGTTGTTACAGGAGGAGAAGCGTCTGGATGCCTTGATGGAGGTGGAGCGCCGCAGGGCCTTGGAAACTGTGGAGGAGATCGATAAGCTGCGCAGACAACAGAGGGTCAGGTACAGGGAATCCCGcagcagaaatacacacaaaattgTTCCTGGCTGGATTtgcacattaatgctttcaaTTTATGTGACCCAGCAAAACCACTAACCATACTTGTGTTGTGATCAGAGTAGTGGTGACTAGTAAGAGCGAAGAGCCTTTAGTTTAGCATAGTTAACATGTATGTGTTGACCTTATGTTGTATTCCAGGGGAATGCAGCAAATTTATGACCAGATCCAGCAACGTTCGGAAGAGAAGCAACTGCAAGACGAAATGAAAGAGCAGGAGAGGCAGCAGATAAGAGAAAACCAAGAGAGGATGATCCTGGAAGACCTCAAGGTGCAAACAAAGGGGGGGAGACAGCCAatgaatagaaaaaacaaaaattaaaacatttaaactaaaattcACATATGTTTTGATGGATATGCCGTCCCATATAGAATATATTGGCATTGAGTCTGTTATCGTTCTCATACTGGTTTTCAGGCACTGGAGAAGAAGAGGGCAGAGCAAAAACTTCTGCAAGAGGAGGTCATGCGCATCAATGCTGAGGCCATGCGGGCAaaggagcagaggagagaagaggagaaattGGAAGACATGAAAGATATGGATTACATTCGTAAAAAACTGGTTAGATGAAAAGCTAATTGTCTCCATACAATTGGACAAATTACTTACAGAGGGAGAGTTCATACCTGTGAAGTTCAGTTCAGTAAATGTCTGTATTGACACACAATGTTGATTTCATTCATTATCAAAATACTTTTATTCTGACATCTCATGATTTTGAAGGAGCGGGAAGCTGAATATGAAGCAGAACAGAGAcaaatgaagaaagagaaagagttgGAGATTGCTAGGCTGAGGGCCAAGCAAGAAAGAGCAAAAGACTACAAGGCAGAGCAGGTATCAAATATCTGTCATCACATGTTCATAGGTGCATTGGAATAAAGCATTCTGTGTGTCTCAATTTTGGGTCTGTGCATTTAAAAGGATGAGCTTCGTGCTCGTAGGAACCAAGAAATAACAGACAGAAAGTGGAGGATGATAGAGAAAGAGCTGGCTGAAAAGAAAGCACGGGAAGAAGCGATGCTGAGGGCAGCTCGTTTGGAGCAGGTTCACCACAAAGAGCACTTCCTGTCGATTGAGGCTGGTCGTGAGAAGGCCGAGTTTGAGAGGGTTCTAAAGTAAGAAATTTGATTTCATTGTTTAAGGTGAAGGTGAGGCCACTTGCCaattaagcagaaaaaaatttacacttggtattttttttcattaattagtACTATTGCATtactatatatacacatatatatacacacacacactcattgcATCAATACCAAATTTCCCTCCTCCCTTTTGTTCAGAGTGCAGCAGGAAACAGCAATCAAAcataaggaggaggaggagaagcaacGGCAAAAAGCCCATCGCCACTCAGATGCCATCCGACAGCAGATGAAGGAGCGTGAACTCTCTGCCATAGCCAAACGCAGGGAGGTTTTCAAGGAGGCTGACCAGCTGATTGAGGAAGCTCGGCAGAGACGTTTGCGTCTCGATGAAATCAAAGACAAGAAGCTGAAAGAGCTCAAGtaagcatttgtgtgtttttagactTATGTGGCTGATATTTTATCAGCATGAAAGTAAGAATGTATGCAAATACTGCTCTATTGTGAATGTGTATTAACCTGTCATGTCATCAATGTCAAGGGCTACAGGCCTCTCTGAAAAATACTGCTCGGAGGTGGAGAGGAAGGCCAAGTGCTGCGCTGTGTAATTCACTCTGAATGGGGTTTAAACTGTGTGAGACCCTAATCTTGTAATCTTGGATGAAGAGGATGTTTCAAGTAAGACAACAACAGGACAACTAAAATACACAAGAATGTACCACTAAAGGTTTCTGTGTAAGCTTTTGATCACTGTTACTTTTTAGGAGACTGGACTGTGTTATGATTGCTCTCTGTAAGAACTGTgacacaataaaaagaaaaaacaaagtggcTGGTTGAGACACTTCTACTTGATCACACAAACTTACAAGAGACTGGatacaattttttgtttttatttaagctaTTATTTCCCTTTCAGTTAAGTTATATTCTTCCACTTGTCAATGACAGATcccttttattattaatatgcaTGACAACAGAAAGGAATTCAACTTATGTTAGGGTTAAGATGAGACTTTACACACCGCTCAAAGCATGTAAGGTAGTTAAGTACATCAAGTTAAATGCAGGCTCTTATTTCAGACCATCCTTGACTGGATGTACTGAGGCCTAAATTTTTCATCATAACCATCTAAACACACAACTTACAGGAGAGTTCATGGATCTAATCAAGTTGTCATTAGAACAACGACGGTTCCACTGGCCTGTCTTCTCCTGTCTCCTTGCTTGTTCTTGCCATCAGGAAACAAGACAGGGGAGTGGGTAGAGGACACAAGGGTGGGGTCTTCATCAAAAAgttttcaattcattttcaCATCTGTACAcgcaaaagaacaaaataaaataatggtgACTGAGGGAAACACCACAACACCTGGCATACATGGACCTCAGCACAAAGAGGGTTCaaagtaaatacacacacatacacacacacacagtacggTTAAGGGCCCTGGAGGTATAGCTGTGGTCTTGTCCTTGCACATACAGATACAGTCTCACACAAGCACTGTACACAGCACAAGAGGTCACCTAAATACATGGAGCCAATGAAGGAGCACTAACATTAGGAGGGTGGATTGATAGCCCAGTACAGGCTGAGAGGGGGTTAAAATTCTTATTTAGACCATCacagtcacactcacaccttCATTCAAACCGTAACATACGTCTGTATGCATTTAAAACTCCATAAAGCTACACGCCTGTGCAGAATATACTATCATTACTTAGTGTTGCTAGCTATAGCCACTGAAATGGCAATATATGTTCAAATATTATATGTaacctttttttctccttagaATATACAATGGTGAATGCATTATACAGACAAGACAATGTAACCTGTTCACATGTTCAGTACATCAAAAGTAAGAGAGCTCctctacattatttttttcacaagtgCAAAATCCAATGCTCCTCCACCTACTTCAAAGGTTCATTGCTGAGCTTTAGCAAGTCCACTTCTGCACAAACCATAAACCAATAAATATATGACATTAATATTAACagaaaattctaaataaaagtCATAAATATGGAATGTGGAAATACAAAGAAACGTGATCCAATTTCTTTTCAAACAATACAACTAAAAGTCCTTCAATGCAGTTAAATGTTTCCTCTTATAAGCggacaacataataaaaaaatagtacTCAGAATGAGAGTGGTCTGTTGCTTGCTTGTGGCCCCCTGTTGTGAGTAGAAGACCATGGGAAGCTGGTAAGGAACACAAATTGAGGAcagatgaaaggaaagtgttgGGGGGGATTGGTTGGTGTTTACATGCCATAACCAAATGTGGGCTGTGGTGGTTGGCCATAGCCTGGTGCTGCTGTGTAGCCATAGCCATAGGCCTGCTGGGGAGGCACAGCCACATTGGGTCCTGCTGTAAGCATGAGCTGGGGTGTGCCTGCAGCAGAAACATCAAAATAACCAGTTAAAAAAGACCATGGCTGTGATGATTGTCAAAATCATGCTGCAAAACTGGTGAAGACTGCTTTACAGCTATACAATTATCTTTTTACCGTAAACAATGGGTTGAGTCTCTGTAGCCTGCTCCTCTTGTTTCCTCAGTGACTCGGAAGCTTCAAGTTTGTCCACctgtgaaaaacacaacagtcaCAGTGTAAGACTTCTGTTGCACGAAAGCAATGGGGCTCTTGAAGAGCAAGGGCTGAGACGCCAGGTTCGTAAAAACTGACCTCTGCGTTATTTCACTGGCTGACGGATGGGACCATTCCTGACAGGTTGAAGACAAATAATccaaaattacacaaaaacaggCTGCAGGAGGCAGGCCTTGCTAATGTGTTAAATGCCATCATGAGGCAAAAAGAGTGACTACAACTACACAGATACTGCCTAGTCTATTAAGCTTGATTGCAGCAATCCATCAgataaacatccactgacttgTGGAAAGTATTAGGGATTAGGAGGCAAGACAGCTATCTACTGGGCAATAATGGTCCCACCATCCAGCCACTCAAATGATCTACTCTAACATGGAACTGTAGGGTATGTAGAGAACGAACCACTCACCAGTACAGACTTAATGAGtctaatatttctgtttttcatgccTGTTAGTAAGTCCATCTCTTAGCTGACGAGTAAAACTCTTTTCCAGTTCAGCTTGTGTACAGAAAAGCAGACCAATCCAAACCGGCTAGCCTTAGGTGGTAACCAGCATTTGATCCAAGTGAATTCTAACAATTTCTAAACTGTAACTATTTCACTAACTGACTGGACTCTGAATAAGGAATCTTTAAAAGGGTTCTAGCACAATACCATACACTTGTAAAGTAAAACCTGGGGGTGTGTGTAGACTACTTTCTTTATAGAATATTGTGTGCTATCCACAAACATTTATACGGGCTTATTTTTGCTTTCAGACTTGACAATTACCTTAAATGTGCCTGTAGTTTCTTTGCTGGTTTAGTATTTGTTAAGCAGTTCAAAAGTCATGAGGAAAGGACATACAGTAATGACAATAATTCAAAGAGTTAAACAGCCAGGGAAAAGTGTCAGATATTACCTCTCATAATGACCAGCAAGTGCAGCTCATTACTGCTAAAATAAGTGAAGGACAAGTGACAAGTGATGCAGCCTCATGGCGATTTTGGGTTCAGTTCTCTACATACTGTCTATTCCTAATACTGTCAGTCTAGTTAGGCgggctgttaaaaaaataaaaaaaatacaggctgaggctgttgttttgtttcaggaGAGAAGGGTTGAGAGACATGCTGAAGTGgcattttagttattttcttcTTGAAGAGTGCATGAGAAAGAGGCTGAGAAGCAGAGCACCATATCGGAGGGAGTGTGAAAGAGGGTTGAGAGGATGGATTTGTGCAGCCAGTTCAAGGTTTCCGAAAGTAGGCACAGCCAACAACGATGTCTCCTAATCTGGATTGAGTGCTGCTGATGCTACCAAGGGAGGGGGAATGCATGCTTGTTGTTCTACATTTTGTATTTCCTCcccagagaacacacacacatacgcacacacactacagaTTATTTGCTCTAATACTCTTTAGTTGGTTTTTTTGCTTGAAGAGACCATACTTTACAGTACTTTACAGAATATTCAGGGATATTGTAGAAATATAACCTTTCAAAATCTTTCAAAATGCATGTACCTATGGTTTATGGCTTTTAATCATTCGTGTTTTTCTATATTACAGATGTAAAATCAGCagtacagacagaaaacattaatGCAAATACCTCTGAAAGAATGGTCACTTCACTAAAAATAATTCCTCACTGGCTTTTATTACTACAATTAGGTCTAACACTTAGCTGCAGTTTATGCTACTGCACTATtgttcaaaaacacagaaatatgcCCTCACCCCTCTTGACAGCTATAACTAACCGTTATTAATCCTATGTGCCTCTTAACTCCCTTTAGAATATCTATAGTATAAAAACAAGTAGTTTCTGAAATGAACCTGAACTAAATCAGGATGATGGGTAGCAGCAGACTGCAGCTGAGTGGTGTTGCAAGACAGTTTAATATTGAAATTTATCTCTACTAGTCTGTGAGAAAAGTACCTAATCACAGCAGGAGACATAATTACCCAGAGTGGCGCTCTTCACCCACACCTACAGAGAACTGATGGACATGCTGGGTTAAGCAGGCTTACTGTGTTCTTAAAGAGAAAGGCTGTGATGGGGCgcatttaacagaaaaacatagAACTTGTTCATACGTATGCACGCCCAAAGGATTATCACCTAAATCCATCTTCTCCATAGCTCTGTGGAACTTTACAGCATCTTCTATCTTACTGTTTTAACTTTCTAGCTTCCACCTTGGTGATTTGGTTCATAATTGCAGTTCCCAGTGTAGTCAGATGAAGCAGGCAGCTGTTTCCAGCAAAAAACGTTGGTTCACACTGTTCATCGTATAAGGTTATgtaaaggatgttttttttaatgccttaGTATTGGATACTACTGTATACCTCAGAAAGCTAAGCACTTGGCAGCAACATTCCaccaaaaaacaatttttaaccctggcaataaatattataaagaaTAACGTTTAAGCACATTGTAAAAACTGACTTTCATAAACCTCTTGTCCACAGcagttgtgttttgtgcttgtgtAATTCAATGTCTAAATCGATATAGAGTCATCACTGATACCAGCAAACTTCACAGAGCCCTGAGATACAGATGTGAAGAACCCCACTCTGGTGTCTTCTGAGTTGGTAGGTGGTcaagtgaaaatgtgaaatttacaTTCAGAAGCAGCAAAGTGACATGGGGGAAGAGGGGACATGCAGTTTCTGCTATATTCACTCCTCCATACTACAGGCTACGGAACAAGGGAGAGGGGTCAAAAAGAATGATTAGAAATGGATTCGACTGTCACCTTTTCCTTTATCGCATCAACCTGAAAAGGAAATTCAGAGAGGCaacttaaagaggaaaaaacaaatgaaagtcTCCCGAATTAGAAactgacagagagaaaagagcaaacAGGACTTGTCActtaaggaaaacaaaacacctgTGAGAAATGCTGGTAACACCACCACTTTTGATACAAATGCAGAGTTTTGATTACTCTGGTACTTTGAATTTTAACTTGTTGCTTAGAactgtgtaaaatattaaacacagatAATGACCCACTAggtctacagtatatttaaaaccTTACAAAAGATATATAGATGATATATAATGCAAAGACTagtaagaaaataataattgacTAATTAATAATAACTACTTGTATACTTTGTTTCAAATAGCAAACTGATTTGTCACAAAAAGTGCCCCGAAGCATTCAGTCACTGGAAAACATTACTGGATTTTAGTCGTAATATAACGTTTGGCGCAATAAAATCCACCAAGTTTTCCAAATGCTTCCATCTCAAGAAAGCAATAGGTGAGTCATATTTTTGCCATGTAACAAATATAAATGGCATGACAAGCAACAACGGTAGCATTTAATCTCCTCTGGAACACATTTGTATAGAAAAGTAGCTtgagtgaaaaaataaaaggaacagGAAAACACCAATGATGACACACAAATGACAGAAGCAAGAGGAAATGAGTGAAAAATGCATGGAAAACAAGTAGTAGTGAGTGACGCTCTCTTTGATACTGTCTAGGAGAAATTGTGTGATGCTGCCTATAGCTCAATAGtatttacaaacacattttagcaTTTGATGATATAACAGATTTCACATGGCTGAAAATGCcagataaaggaaaaaaatatgtggtttgtttctttctgtagtATGTTATCGGAACAGTTTGGATATGTAGGTTTCTACAGCTAGGCGAAGGTTTGCAAATACTATTTAAAGAATATTAACAACAAACaggaggggagagaaaaaaaagcagtcaACATAAAGAACCTCTTCCCAATCTGCCTTCTTATTACAGTCTTTTGCTGTTGTTACCTTGAAATTgcaaaaaacatcaataatgtGACTTCAGACAAGTTTCTCTCGAGAGGCTTTTTCTTATATTCATGTACTTTGCCCTGATGGATCACACACCCTGTTTACCTCTGACAAACCCACCTTAGAGAGATACTCCCTCATGACCTGAATGAAGTATGGCATAGAGAAGTCCATAATGTTGTGTCGCCAGGCAGTCTCCAGCACAACATCAGGCCGCAGCAGGTCATAGCAGGTGAATAAGCAGGCAGCAAAACACtcctttttgtcttctttaagGAACCAAGCTAGAAGCTCCTCTGCAAGCTCAATGTCTTTGGACTCAGATGCATACTGCATGGCATCCTGTAGTAAAGAAACGGCAATTATACTTTACATTATAACAATGatacaatttcacatttttgtgcagCCGCCATTGGTTTCTGGTGTGAAATGCGATGTCATAAATTAAGcctaaactaaatgttttagcGGCAAATCACCTTGTAGAGCTTGTCCTTCTTGCAGAGCTCAACACTTTGTTTCCAGCGATTGTTGCCCTTAAAAAGGTAGGCTGCAATCCTCCTAAACTCAATCAGCTCATGCTTCTCCAGGCTCTGAGCTAATGTGATGTTGTCAAAGTTGTCATAGGCATCAATGGATGTGCGCAGTGCCTGGATACGAGAATGAGGGGATTACAAGAACAATGCAGCTTAATATTGTGCtggtaaaaaaaagtgtaacttATTTAGCATGCTGTGCTGAAAGTAATACATTTCTTCAAATAGGATCAATACATCAACAATAGATGACCACAGTGTTCTAATACACAACAGACATCATTATTATATCATACCGCATAATCTTCCTCATTGATGAACAGGTTGTTGAGTGCCTCATTCACTGACTTGTTGTTGTGATTCTGGACAGATCTTAGGTAAGGTTTGACCAGTGGCAGCTGTTTCACCTGTACATTTAATCAGaaaattgtttgtgtgcatttagatatcaaaatattttaatatttgcaaaacaAGTTGTTTTAGTTATAACGCTACAAAGTGAGACATTTTTACAGAAGGTAATATTGGGCCAAGACCTTGCTGAAGAAGTTGACAGCACGTGTGTGATCCAGCCTTGGAGAGAGGACGATGAGCAAGTCGTTCAGTAGCAAGGGTTTGTACTCTAGATAAAACTGTATGGCCTTGTAGTACAGCTCTACATTAGCCacctgaaatgaaaaagaaatatactCAATTAAACATCTACAAATACTTTCTATCAGAACAAAAGGCCAGTATGTTCATTTTGTACAACTGGTAATTGTAGAACTCAGTACCAATGATCAACTagtggttattttttttactttggtaaCAATGTCTTTGAACTGGCCCTCCTTCCAGGCATTAGCTGGGTGGTTCATCATGGTGATGATGGCATTATCATATTCCTCGTACTTGTCATAGAGGAAGACCAGCTCTGCCCAGAGGTGGGCCTGCTCTGCAGCTCTTAGAACctgacatacacaaacacacagattagATACAGATTTCATTTATGAATTCTTGGTACACTGATCAAGAAATAGGAATATTGCAAGAACCAATAGTTCGGTACTAAACTaatactaaatttaaaaaaaaagtgagagcaATCTAGAACTAGacataaagagacaaagaaaggtGATAAGTTGATGTCAGCACGAACTGCAGAATCTCCACTGCAACTTAAGAGATAGGGAATTTAAAAAAGTCGTGTATGGAGATGTTTTGCATTTGAGTCAGCTGATCAGGGATTAAGTTATCCACTATCAAATGCCATCACAAAAATGTTGTCTCAGAAAAAAAACGAGGAAACACCTCAATCTCAGAGAAGAATGTCACAGAAAGACATCCAGATCTGTACGAAGGTGAGAATTCAAGGTGAGATACTTTCAGTTGTTAATTTGCTATGAACATGTtgcaaaattaaatgtttctgtttagtGAAGTGATAGTTCATATTGTGAACGTGAGCTGGATGCTGCTACTGTACATTAGTTAAAGTCACTACTGACATTACTACTCAGCCTTAATGTATATActaaagtgtgttgtttttgtttgtgcgcATTATATATGATAACTGAGACCTAATTGTCTTTTCACCGCACCAGCATGAGGATGTCTAGCAGGACAGTCAAGTAtgaacatccatccatccatgcaaCCAAGTTTTTTAGAGACACagaaaatatgataaaaacTGCAGTAGAAATGCTATGCCAAAAGTTGAAAGGCTccaatgtaataaaataagaaaGTTAATGCTAAAGAACGTTTgatgtattgatttattttttgccagGGTATTGAAAATGGAATCAAGAATTGTGGATTTCCTGTGCCATTAGTAGAGACTACTATATTTTTGGTATTGCTACGAGCC is a window encoding:
- the cfap45 gene encoding cilia- and flagella-associated protein 45 translates to MRLASSSTNSRCSSNTRRYRTRAATSEVDETLFGSPNPIPLDSRGNRVSNTKGKSLKNQEGETVQIITKDLIRNLRIPWTDPSGESIILPSPDFKRINSAARILTKEERESLREAYQKRKEEEIKAAEEKKCQMFVADLARKENHALTELELEARDRTQRLLERANALRMEQEEEIKGLNKLILSAQCQATRDAQIQEKKQIQAELLQEEKRLDALMEVERRRALETVEEIDKLRRQQRVRGMQQIYDQIQQRSEEKQLQDEMKEQERQQIRENQERMILEDLKALEKKRAEQKLLQEEVMRINAEAMRAKEQRREEEKLEDMKDMDYIRKKLEREAEYEAEQRQMKKEKELEIARLRAKQERAKDYKAEQDELRARRNQEITDRKWRMIEKELAEKKAREEAMLRAARLEQVHHKEHFLSIEAGREKAEFERVLKVQQETAIKHKEEEEKQRQKAHRHSDAIRQQMKERELSAIAKRREVFKEADQLIEEARQRRLRLDEIKDKKLKELKATGLSEKYCSEVERKAKCCAV